The following proteins are co-located in the Malassezia restricta chromosome II, complete sequence genome:
- a CDS encoding Rab guanine nucleotide exchange factor SEC2, whose product MGRNRVDKTAPIDDDRKEKEADSNEMRGELKSSALDESASTSNDANDHASSISLPEQSSSGAMGSLKQKENDDQTRAIAEDALITEAFEVASSQDRATDSGAAVAQEEVESVPRSKMMSSPSQSTVILTKMQPEELEAELRSQVSSLNTKLVAAINRMSDLEDELTVSQNSLRTNKAMVEELSKERDQYVSALSTGLLVEKSHVSSEMQRMMERVVDATAQRGKAENDRTRIEAELEELSASLFNEANKMVAVERLNRSRSETRSKELEASLQDAERIMADHQEMLKSLQSEVDALRKQPAQQGSSLTSPMCAPQIHINIPPYQEFLAFLSHIRGLRQQLDPFFAMQKRGEDWTKDPSINTTMSANGNLTATSAASYTRHNDYPHLPVFSEQLVRLSSQTSLPFIRRVMEEDTDPCLRLSQAPGLTWLARRQASASVLDGEVVIEPLFVGGIVPDERALRTDYGALPAASCTLCSAPLLNVTSIMEGTPHVSSADAGLHRPHSTARTNPTTRRSFPSLFQTLRRGHADRSRTLPSDDPKEKAPMAESTSSPGLNESLPIPTHYFRLSEQASNRYLLCSQHCLYRLRAICAIWAFIRALERAVVLEGKDESDMLRPSSILPLTNLSDKPSVPDADASNSDASEPANEAENDKDPIPHSDTSKPGDVQELEGSEAPSDPSLTGENPSSSETPSPAIPAAPTAARTSFTGRNDRQGLKWEESLWMEVLRYKEVIWKARVGMDLENLHIV is encoded by the coding sequence ATGGGCCGCAACCGAGTAGATAAGACTGCCCCAATCGATGACGATCGAAAGGAAAAAGAGGCAGACAGTAATGAAATGCGAGGTGAGCTGAAATCGTCTGCATTGGATGAATCCGCGTCCACGTCGAACGATGCCAACGATCATGCCTCCTCTATTTCACTACCAGAACAGTCGTCGTCTGGCGCAATGGGTTCGCTCAAACAAAAAGAAAACGATGATCAAACTCGAGCTATTGCAGAAGATGCACTTATTACTGAAGCATTTGAAGTGGCATCCAGTCAAGATCGTGCTACGGACTCGGGCGCCGCTGTAGCGCAAGAGGAGGTGGAAAGTGTTCCGCGTTCAAAGATGATGTCGTCCCCATCACAGAGCACAGTGATATTGACCAAGATGCAGCCTGAAGAGCTTGAAGCAGAGCTTCGAAGTCAAGTGTCCAGTCTCAATACAAAGCTTGTGGCGGCCATCAATCGCATGTCGGATTTGGAGGACGAGCTGACTGTATCGCAAAACAGTCTTCGGACCAACAAGGCCATGGTAGAAGAGCTTAGCAAGGAGCGCGACCAATATGTATCAGCTCTCAGTACGGGGCTCTTGGTGGAAAAGTCGCATGTGTCGTCAGAAATGCAAAGAATGATGGAGCGTGTGGTGGATGCCACAGCCCAGCGCGGAAAAGCAGAGAATGATAGGACGCGCATTGAAGCTGAACTAGAAGAGCTCAGCGCATCTCTTTTCAATGAGGCGAATAAGATGGTGGCAGTTGAGCGTTTGAATCGCTCACGGAGCGAGACTCGCTCTAAGGAGCTGGAAGCTTCATTACAGGATGCAGAGCGCATAATGGCTGATCACCAAGAAATGCTTAAATCGCTCCAGTCAGAAGTAGATGCTTTGCGGAAACAACCGGCTCAACAAGGCTCGTCTCTGACTTCTCCCATGTGTGCCCCTCAGATCCATATCAACATTCCACCATACCAGGAGTTTCTTGCCTTTTTATCACATATTCGTGGTCTtcggcagcagcttgacCCTTTCTTTGCCATGCAGAAGCGCGGTGAAGACTGGACCAAGGATCCGTCTATCAACACAACCATGTCTGCGAATGGAAACCTTACAGCGACCAGTGCTGCATCTTATACGAGGCACAATGATTACCCACATCTTCCAGTATTTTCTGAACAGCTTGTGCGCTTGTCCTCGCAGACATCTCTTCCCTTCATTCGTCGCGTGATGGAAGAAGATACAGATCCATGCTTGCGACTTTCCCAGGCACCGGGTCTTACGTGGCTGGCCAGACGCCAGGCATCTGCGTCGGTACTTGATGGTGAGGTTGTTATTGAACCCCTTTTTGTCGGTGGCATTGTGCCTGACGAACGAGCTTTGCGGACGGACTATGGCGCATTGCCAGCTGCATCATGCACGTTGTGTTCGGCGCCTCTTTTAAATGTCACCTCGATCATGGAAGGAACGCCACATGTTTCTTCGGCTGACGCAGGCCTACATCGGCCGCATTCTACTGCTAGAACGAATCCCACGACTCGGCGGAGCTTTCCCTCGCTCTTTCAAACGCTTCGGAGAGGTCATGCCGATCGTTCACGCACGCTGCCCTCGGATGATCCCAAAGAAAAAGCGCCAATGGCGGAATCAACTTCTTCTCCGGGTCTAAACGAATCGCTTCCCATTCCCACTCATTATTTCCGGCTCTCTGAACAAGCATCAAATCGCTACCTCTTGTGCTCGCAGCATTGCCTGTATCGTCTACGCGCTATTTGTGCTATATGGGCTTTTATTCGAGCCTTGGAGCGAGCTGTCGTGCTTGAAGGCAAGGACGAATCGGATATGCTGCGTCCATCATCTATTTTGCCTCTGACTAATTTGTCAGATAAGCCTAGTGTTCCTGATGCCGACGCATCCAACAGCGATGCCTCGGAGCCAGCGAATGAGGCTGAAAATGATAAAGATCCGATACCACATTCTGATACTTCAAAACCTGGAGATGTGCAAGAGTTGGAAGGCTCTGAAGCTCCGTCTGATCCTTCCCTAACTGGAGAGAATCCGTCTTCATCAGAGACGCCCTCACCTGCCATACCAGCAGCTCCCACGGCTGCTCGAACTTCTTTCACGGGTCGCAACGACCGACAAGGCCTCAAATGGGAAGAAAGTCTATGGATGGAGGTCTTGCGATACAAGGAGGTCATTTGGAAAGCACGCGTCGGCATGGACCTGGAAAATCTACATATTGTATAG
- a CDS encoding mitogen-activated protein kinase kinase kinase, which translates to MDYTFDSVTYQAVRSWGLSEITAWLQKNKLGQHSSAFVRNDIYGGALLHLDHGVLKEMGITNVGDRLRLISAIRLLHKQCAMNAAPNNSSMLTAESCMNYANAPLSYAPPIISSNTPLQRSATMSHPSTHPVRTASPLPLNGSLPPLGVMQSARVMSMVNPLAHPMTPTQRAHTMEPPLSDLGSRSTTPSSSSSTNSRRPNTATGVTDAHDCPAPSILNAPRSPSSSHVRRPASALSTTNPTSTGYTVGRGAFGPKSRLGQISAPYNLRRPETESEERPPETTTDPMTGTPVKSLETIRRHIVKFLAEDGSSRSVDVSQCGRASDILSKVLHKFGLPTDPEFIRYMRHWVVAMTDADAQLKVLSEMELMTVCSQPHNYAPVWQHGLYLLRTTDNAPLRPGSQREVPNDSFRYALAKTKRASTFSILNGLGGNSIHGTEDFISPTRSTAYNRVKAATPDLTSSLPAVRRRVQNFFGQRPPSELISSHLSDFFPSTNSNDLHSCSDPPDSPGFDSRRPSPPMRLHPVSKLYQANKSDEDMKDLAKAMVTVDEITLDLERRESMHSPSFDSTSLSTVLEHPTTHVECKETTEIFTQPRMRWHKGALIGAGSFGKVFLGMNAKTGMLMAVKQVELPPSDDDCTRRWRMMVDSLESEIELLKSIHHPNIVQYLDSHSDGKFLNIFLEYVPGGSVVSLLRNYGAFEEPLVQNFVRQILLGLQFLHAGGILHRDIKGANILVDNKGGVKISDFGISKKVESGLLGPKSGKFPGLQGSVFWMAPEVVKQSMYTDKGDIWSLGCCVVEMFSGVHPWPRLDQMQALFQIGQNRAPPLPDDISPLATDFLRCAFNLDHTVRPSAEALLGHAFLLQPADTSEIEGSD; encoded by the coding sequence ATGGATTATACGTTTGATTCCGTCACGTACCAGGCGGTACGTTCTTGGGGCCTTAGTGAAATAACGGCATGGCTCCAAAAGAACAAACTTGGGCAACACTCGTCCGCTTTTGTGCGTAACGACATTTACGGCGGCGCACTTTTGCACTTGGATCACGGTGTGTTGAAAGAAATGGGAATTACCAATGTCGGTGATCGTCTTCGATTGATATCAGCGATCCGACTTTTGCATAAGCAGTGTGCTATGAACGCGGCGCCTAATAATTCATCAATGTTGACTGCTGAAAGCTGCATGAACTATGCGAACGCTCCGTTGTCTTACGCACCACCGATAATATCCTCGAACACGCCTTTGCAGAGAAGTGCGACTATGTCGCATCCCTCTACTCATCCTGTGCGGACTGCCTCGCCATTACCTTTGAATGGCTCTTTGCCACCATTGGGAGTTATGCAATCCGCACGAGTCATGAGTATGGTGAATCCTCTCGCGCATCCAATGACACCAACACAACGGGCACATACCATGGAACCACCGCTAAGTGATTTGGGGTCGCGGTCAACCACtccatcatcatcatcatctaCGAACTCGCGACGACCCAACACAGCAACAGGTGTAACCGATGCTCATGATTGCCCGGCACCCTCAATCTTAAATGCTCCGCGGAGCCCTAGCTCATcgcatgtgcgccgccctGCTAGCGCTCTTTCAACGACAAATCCAACAAGTACGGGCTACACAGTTGGTCGCGGCGCCTTTGGCCCAAAGTCACGTCTTGGTCAAATTAGTGCACCGTATAATCTGCGGCGCCCTGAAACAGAGTCGGAAGAACGTCCACCCGAGACGACAACTGATCCGATGACAGGTACACCGGTGAAAAGCCTTGAAACGATTCGACGACACATCGTGAAATTCTTGGCCGAGGATGGCTCTTCTCGCAGTGTGGATGTAAGCCAATGTGGACGAGCGTCAGACATCTTATCGAAGGTGCTTCATAAATTTGGTCTCCCGACGGATCCTGAATTTATCAGATATATGCGTCATTGGGTGGTAGCCATGACCGATGCAGATGCTCAGCTCAAAGTATTGTCTGAGATGGAACTTATGACTGTTTGTTCACAGCCGCACAACTATGCACCCGTCTGGCAGCATGGACTGTACCTCTTACGTACAACAGATAACGCGCCACTTCGTCCAGGATCGCAGCGCGAGGTACCTAATGATTCATTCCGATATGCGCTAGCTAAAACGAAGCGTGCATCGACTTTCAGTATTTTGAACGGGCTTGGCGGAAATTCAATTCATGGCACGGAGGATTTTATTTCCCCTACACGCTCGACAGCATATAATCGCGTCAAGGCCGCCACGCCTGACTTAACAAGCTCTCTTCCAGCAGTTCGGCGACGTGTGCAAAACTTCTTTGGACAACGTCCTCCCTCAGAACTTATTAGCTCTCATTTATCTGATTTCTTTCCAAGTACTAACAGCAATGACTTGCACTCGTGTTCGGATCCACCAGATTCTCCTGGATTCGATAGTCGCAGGCCTTCGCCGCCTATGCGATTGCATCCCGTGTCCAAGCTTTATCAAGCTAATAAATCTGACGAAGACATGAAAGACCTTGCTAAGGCCATGGTTACAGTGGATGAGATCACACTCGAcctcgagcggcgcgaaTCGATGCATTCACCTTCGTTTGATTCTACATCACTCTCGACGGTCTTGGAGCATCCAACGACGCATGTGGAATGCAAGGAAACAACTGAGATCTTTACCCAGCCACGCATGCGATGGCACAAGGGCGCTTTGATCGGCGCTGGCTCGTTCGGCAAAGTGTTCCTGGGTATGAATGCCAAAACAGGCATGCTGATGGCGGTTAAACAAGTGGAACTCCCACCCAGTGATGACGATtgcacgcgtcgctggcgaATGATGGTGGATTCTCTTGAATCTGAGATTGAATTGCTAAAGTCCATTCATCATCCTAACATTGTACAATATCTTGACTCACACTCTGACGGTAAATTCCTCAACATTTTTCTTGAATATGTACCAGGTGGTTCTGTGGTATCTTTGCTGCGTAATTATGGTGCGTTTGAAGAACCTTTGGTCCAGAATTTCGTGCGTCAAATTTTGTTGGGTCTTCAATTTCTTCATGCTGGTGGCATATTGCATCGAGACATAAAGGGTGCAAACATCCTTGTAGACAACAAGGGTGGCGTCAAAATCAGTGATTTCGGTATCAGCAAAAAGGTGGAAAGTGGCTTGCTCGGCCCCAAGTCAGGCAAGTTCCCTGGGTTGCAAGGCAGTGTGTTTTGGATGGCACCAGAAGTTGTGAAACAGAGTATGTATACGGACAAAGGTGACATTTGGAGCCTGGGATGCTGTGTTGTCGAGATGTTTAGCGGTGTACACCCATGGCCTCGGCTCGATCAAATGCAGGCACTGTTCCAGATCGGGCAGAACAGAGCACCGCCTTTGCCCGATGATATCTCACCCCTGGCTACCGATTTTTTGAGATGCGCGTTTAATCTCGATCACACTGTGCGTCCCAGTGCGGAAGCATTGCTAGGACACGCCTTTCTCTTGCAGCCAGCTGATACATCGGAAATCGAGGGCTCCGACTGA
- a CDS encoding 5-oxoprolinase (ATP-hydrolyzing) yields MPALAADPVLLSLFSNRFMAVAESMGRSLQQTSISTNIKERLDFSCAIFAADGSLIANAPHLPVHLGSMSFAVKYQADHLHELGQGSFKRGDVVLANHPSAGGSHLPDMTCITPVFAPDRDEIIFFTASRGHHADIGGILPGSMPPNSTNIFEEGAQIRSFKIVSEGVYDRDGLVRVLVDEPSKYAGCSGTRCFRDVESDLKAQIAANHKGIQLLNDLVEEWSLETVQTYMTHIRENAELSVRNLLRRVAAIQNATELHAIDYMDDGSPIELHITIDPQTGSAVFDFDGTGPEVCANHNCPTSVAYSAIIYALRCMVSEDIPLNQGCLAPIDVRIPQGSLLSPSDTAAVVGGNVLTSQRITDVVFRAFEAAAASQGDCNNLTFGTGGNDETGRLIEGFGYYETIAGGSGAGPSWHGTSGVHTHMTNTRITDPEIFERRYPVYLRQFGLRSGSGGRGHFVGGDGVIRDIEFLEPRMQVSILSERRVHRPYGLQGGEPGSNGVNLWIKQRREEDGDLLEPDRDGHLPPRVINLGGKATAQFGMHDRIVVYTPGGGGFGTPGHQEARASPRPTPLPYRGSVVDWQSRQVSA; encoded by the coding sequence ATGCCTGCATTAGCAGCAGATCCTGTTTTACTATCCCTTTTTTCGAATAGGTTTATGGCTGTGGCAGAGTCTATGGGAAGATCACTACAACAAACATCCATATCTACCAACATTAAAGAGCGACTAGATTTCTCATGTGCCATCTTTGCTGCTGATGGATCTCTCATTGCCAATGCACCACATCTACCAGTGCACCTAGGTAGCATGAGTTTTGCTGTCAAGTACCAAGCTGATCATTTACACGAACTTGGTCAGGGATCATTTAAACGTGGTGATGTCGTATTGGCAAACCATCCATCTGCAGGTGGAAGCCATCTACCAGACATGACGTGCATTACGCCCGTCTTTGCCCCAGATCGTGATGAAATTATCTTCTTTACTGCAAGCAGAGGGCATCATGCAGACATTGGTGGAATTCTTCCAGGATCTATGCCCCCTAACAGTACGAATATTTTTGAAGAGGGTGCTCAGATTCGCTCCTTCAAAATCGTGTCAGAGGGTGTGTATGATCGAGATGGACTTGTACGAGTGCTCGTTGACGAACCCTCTAAGTATGCAGGATGCTCTGGTACACGATGCTTCCGTGACGTCGAGAGTGACCTCAAGGCCCAGATTGCAGCCAACCACAAGGGCATTCAACTCCTGAATGACCTTGTAGAGGAATGGAGTCTAGAGACAGTTCAAACATACATGACGCATATTCGCGAGAATGCCGAACTGTCGGTAAGAAATTTGCTACGACGTGTAGCGGCCATCCAAAATGCAACAGAACTACATGCTATCGACTACATGGATGATGGATCACCGATCGAATTGCATATTACTATCGATCCCCAGACCGGATCCGCTGTCTTTGATTTTGATGGCACTGGTCCTGAGGTTTGTGCAAACCATAATTGCCCAACATCTGTTGCTTACAGCGCCATTATATATGCGCTTCGATGCATGGTCTCTGAAGATATTCCCTTGAACCAAGGATGCTTGGCTCCTATTGATGTCCGCATCCCGCAGGGATCATTGCTGAGCCCATCAGATACAGCTGCTGTGGTTGGAGGTAATGTACTAACGAGTCAGCGCATAACGGATGTCGTATTTCGCGCTTTTGAAGCTGCAGCTGCGAGCCAGGGTGACTGTAACAACCTGACCTTCGGTACAGGTGGAAACGATGAGACTGGCCGCCTTATCGAAGGCTTTGGGTATTACGAAACCATTGCTGGTGGCTCGGGGGCAGGACCCTCATGGCACGGCACGAGTGGTGTACACACACACATGACCAATACACGTATCACTGATCCAGAGATCTTTGAGCGACGGTATCCCGTATATCTTCGTCAATTTGGATTGCGCTCAGGTTCTGGCGGTAGGGGACACTTCGTTGGTGGCGACGGTGTGATTCGTGACATTGAGTTTCTGGAGCCTCGCATGCAAGTGAGCATCCTATCTGAGCGACGTGTACATCGCCCATATGGCCTGCAAGGTGGTGAACCAGGTTCGAACGGAGTGAACTTGTGGATCAAGCAGCGACGCGAAGAAGATGGTGACTTATTGGAGCCTGATAGAGACGGACATTTGCCCCCTCGCGTCATCAATTTGGGTGGTAAGGCTACCGCTCAGTTCGGCATGCATGACCGGATTGTTGTGTACACACCTGGCGGAGGAGGTTTTGGCACGCCAGGGCATCaagaggcgcgcgcgtcgccacgTCCAACACCCTTGCCATATCGTGGAAGTGTTGTGGACTGGCAGTCACGGCAAGTTAGTGCATAA
- a CDS encoding DNA excision repair protein ERCC-2 has translation MKFYIDELPVLFPYPKIYPEQYSYMVDLKRTLDAKGHGVLEMPSGTGKTVSLLSLIISYQRFYPASRKLVYCSRTVSEIEKALAELKRLMAYRAKYNTNSSLADGSEPMDVEDNDIKSGMEDILALGLSSRKNMCVHPVVSQERKGKVVDARCRDMTSAWACEKGRQEPGSVELCDFHEELGKLDPGHLIPHGVWTIEELIEYAKDKGICPYFAVRRMMAFCDVIIYSFHYLLDPKVAEQVSKEISKDAIVVFDEAHNIDNVCIESLSIDLTRPILDNAYRCVNRLAEKVDEVKQVDSARLQDEYLRLVEGLQQQSDEREAESFMANPVLPDDLLQEAIPGSIRRAEHFVAFLRRFVEYLKTRMRVLHVVAETPASFLQHLKEITFIERKPLRFCAERLRMLVQTLELTRIDEYTALQTVAFFATLVSTYDKGFLLILEPFETEQATVPNPIFHFTCLDASLAIAPVFERFSSVIITSGTISPLDMYPKMLRFDTIVQESYTMTLTRQCFLPLVITRGSDQVAISSRFEVRNDPSVVRNYGNILIEYSRCIPDGVVAFFPSYLYMESIVAAWHDMGILDEVWKHKLVFIETPDAPETSIALENYRRACDNGRGAVLLSVARGKVSEGIDFDHNYGRAVIMFGVPYQYTESRILKARLEFLRENFRIKENDFLTFDAMRHAAQCVGRVLRGKSDYGIMVFADKRFARSDKRAKLPKWIAQYIEPVFSNLSTDMAIVESKRFMRTMGQPFPAGKNGISLWDVDDIERRQQKERDAFERLMQQDSDSWVAKHLADAETTSKDSKDPSTALHELADEFDAEFGTGTELTQVTVP, from the coding sequence ATGAAATTTTATATCGATGAGCTACCTGTCCTTTTCCCATATCCAAAGATCTACCCCGAGCAGTACTCTTACATGGTAGATCTGAAGAGGACACTGGATGCAAAAGGGCATGGCGTTCTAGAAATGCCCTCAGGTACAGGCAAGACGGTTTCTTTGCTTAGTCTCATTATAAGTTATCAGAGATTTTACCCTGCAAGCAGAAAGCTGGTCTACTGCTCCCGCACGGTGTCTGAAATTGAAAAGGCATTGGCTGAGCTTAAGCGCTTGATGGCCTACCGAGCCAAATACAACACCAATTCATCTCTGGCCGATGGTAGCGAGCCTATGGACGTGGAAGATAATGACATAAAGTCTGGAATGGAAGACATTCTTGCACTGGGTTTGAGTAGTCGAAAGAATATGTGTGTGCACCCGGTTGTAAGTCAAGAACGCAAAGGTAAAGTGgtcgacgcacgctgccgAGACATGACCAGTGCATGGGCCTGTGAAAAGGGCAGGCAAGAACCAGGGTCCGTGGAACTGTGTGATTTTCATGAAGAGCTTGGAAAGCTAGACCCAGGACATCTCATACCTCATGGCGTGTGGACGATTGAAGAGCTCATTGAGTATGCGAAAGATAAGGGCATCTGTCCGTACTTtgccgtgcggcgcatgatgGCATTCTGTGATGTGATCATTTACAGTTTCCACTACTTGCTGGACCCTAAGGTGGCCGAGCAAGTCAGTAAAGAGATCAGCAAGGATGCTATTGTGGTCTTTGATGAAGCACACAACATCGACAATGTGTGCATTGAATCTTTAAGTATTGATTTGACGCGACCAATCTTGGACAACGCGTACCGTTGCGTGAATCGACTAGCTGAGAAGGTTGACGAAGTGAAACAAGTGGATTCGGCGCGGCTTCAGGATGAGTACTTGCGACTCGTCGAAGGATTGCAGCAACAGAGTGACGAACGTGAGGCTGAATCGTTTATGGCAAATCCTGTTTTACCCGACGACTTGCTGCAAGAGGCGATTCCTGGAAGCATCCGTCGTGCTGAGCATTTTGTCGCATTCTTGCGCCGATTTGTCGAATACCTGAAAACACGGATGCGTGTGTTGCATGTCGTTGCTGAGACACCAGCGAGCTTCTTGCAGCACCTCAAAGAAATCACTTTCATCGAGAGAAAACCACTGCGTTTCTGTGCCGAACGTCTTCGAATGCTTGTCCAAACACTGGAGCTCACTCGTATCGATGAATACACAGCTCTTCAAACCGTGGCATTCTTCGCTACACTGGTATCCACATACGATAAGGGCTTCTTGCTGATTCTTGAACCGTTCGAAACGGAACAGGCCACCGTTCCTAATCCCATTTTCCACTTCACGTGTCTGGATGCCAGCCTGGCTATTGCGCCCGTATTTGAGCGCTTCAGCAGTGTGATTATAACGAGTGGTACCATTAGTCCTCTTGATATGTACCCTAAAATGCTGCGCTTTGATACCATCGTGCAAGAAAGCTATACTATGACACTCACTAGACAGTGTTTCTTACCACTTGTGATCACACGTGGAAGTGATCAGGTTGCCATCAGCTCAAGGTTTGAAGTTCGAAATGATCCATCAGTCGTAAGAAACTATGGAAATATATTGATTGAATATTCACGCTGTATTCCTGATGGCGTGGTGGCTTTCTTTCCTTCATATCTTTATATGGAAAGCATCGttgctgcatggcatgatATGGGTATTTTGGATGAGGTGTGGAAGCACAAACTCGTTTTTATCGAGACCCCCGACGCCCCTGAAACCAGCATTGCGCTTGAAAACTATCGCAGGGCATGTGACAATGGACGCGGTGCTGTTCTTCTTTCCGTGGCTCGAGGAAAAGTATCAGAAGGTATCGACTTCGATCACAACTACGGGCGCGCTGTCATCATGTTTGGTGTACCATACCAATATACCGAGTCGCGTATTCTCAAGGCACGCCTAGAGTTTTTGCGTGAAAACTTCCGCATCAAGGAAAATGATTTTCTGACGTTCGATGCTATGCGTCATGCTGCTCAATGCGTGGGTCGTGTGTTGCGTGGTAAGTCTGACTACGGTATCATGGTGTTTGCCGACAAAAGGTTTGCTCGTTCAGATAAACGCGCCAAGCTGCCAAAATGGATTGCACAGTACATTGAGCCTGTGTTCAGTAATTTGTCGACGGATATGGCCATTGTGGAAAGTAAGCGATTTATGCGCACGATGGGTCAGCCCTTCCCCGCCGGAAAGAATGGTATTAGTTTGTGGGATGTGGACGACATTGAACGACGTCAACAAAAAGAACGCGATGCTTtcgagcgcctcatgcAGCAAGACTCTGATTCTTGGGTGGCGAAACACCTTGCCGATGCGGAAACGACGTCCAAAGATAGCAAAGACCCGTCCACTGCCTTGCATGAGCTGGCGGACGAGTTTGATGCAGAATTCGGGACAGGCACCGAGCTGACCCAAGTCACAGTACCTTGA